A single window of Uloborus diversus isolate 005 chromosome 5, Udiv.v.3.1, whole genome shotgun sequence DNA harbors:
- the LOC129223404 gene encoding proteasome subunit alpha type-7-like has product MGTSRYDRAITVFSPDGHLFQVEYAQEAVKKGSTAVGVCGKEIVVLAVEKKSVAKLQEERTMRKICLLDDHVVMAFAGLTADARILIDRARVECQSHKLTVEDPVTLEYITRYIAQLKQRYTQSNGRRPFGISALIAGFDYDGTPHLFQTDPSGVYHEWKANATGRSAKTVREYLEKNFSEEIISEDESTIKFAIKALLEVVQGKNLEVAVMKKNQSLRMLDANQVSAYVAAIEKEKEEEAEKKKQKK; this is encoded by the coding sequence ATGGGCACTTCCAGATATGATCGAGCCATCACAGTCTTTTCTCCCGATGGTCATTTATTCCAGGTGGAATATGCCCAAGAAGCCGTCAAGAAAGGCTCAACAGCAGTTGGAGTGTGTGGGAAAGAAATAGTTGTGTTGGCAGTTGAGAAAAAATCAGTTGCGAAGCTCCAGGAGGAAAGGACAATGCGAAAAATTTGCCTCTTGGATGACCATGTAGTGATGGCTTTTGCCGGCTTGACAGCTGATGCTCGAATTTTGATAGATCGAGCGAGAGTGGAGTGTCAAAGTCATAAGTTGACTGTTGAAGATCCGGTCACTTTAGAGTATATCACTCGATATATCGCGCAGCTTAAGCAGCGTTACACGCAAAGTAACGGCCGTAGGCCCTTTGGAATATCGGCATTGATTGCTGGGTTCGACTATGATGGTACCCCTCATCTCTTCCAGACGGATCCGTCAGGTGTCTACCATGAATGGAAGGCTAATGCAACAGGCCGTAGTGCTAAGACAGTTCGGGAATATTTGGAGAAGAATTTCTCCGAAGAAATTATCTCGGAAGATGAATCGACCATAAAGTTTGCTATTAAAGCCCTGCTGGAAGTCGTGCAAGGGAAGAAtttggaagtagctgtgatgaagaAGAATCAGTCCCTCCGTATGCTGGATGCTAATCAAGTGAGTGCCTATGTCGCTGCAATTGAGAAAGAGAAAGAAGAGGaagctgaaaagaaaaaacaaaaaaaatag